In the genome of Triticum urartu cultivar G1812 chromosome 5, Tu2.1, whole genome shotgun sequence, one region contains:
- the LOC125556514 gene encoding uncharacterized protein LOC125556514 → MAEHGEEDLAVAAAKILLSLRSRTLVRWPEWIARPSDGLQRPQEEEGEAELPPIPEGWPKRPRSRSRSRLRARAEGTASLLSQKSPLARPGRPVLGGSGACSGEEEERAWSAPKAKPASLTGRRPEVRPQYGSASAAGSGPSTSGADRARSRRRARVSEKATAGRAESSPETPFDFANAAGSGASSSGDEAARPTAELGSDGMPSGSHEGHDSPAKRSRTDLAAGEATATAAKVKEQKTKEDYRDEKGHLLFDLNEAWGGNQH, encoded by the exons ATGGCGGAGCACGGAGAGGAGGACCTGGCCGTCGCGGCCGCCAAGATTCTGCTCAGCCTCCGGAGCAGGACGCTCGTGCGGTGGCCGGAGTGGATCGCCCGGCCGTCCGACGGTCTCCAGCGGccacaggaggaggagggggaggccgAGCTGCCGCCGATCCCGGAGGGATGGCCGAAGCGGCCGCGGTCGCGGTCGCGGTCGCGGCTCCGTGCGCGGGCGGAAGGAACCGCGTCGCTGCTGTCGCAGAAGAGCCCCTTGGCGCGGCCGGGGCGCCCCGTTCTCGGCGGATCCGGCGCGTgctccggcgaggaggaggagagggcgtGGTCTGCCCCGAAGGCGAAGCCCGCGTCTTTGACCGGGCGGAGGCCGGAGGTGCGGCCGCAGTACGGCTCGGCCTCGGCAGCCGGATCCGGCCCTTCCACCAGCGGCGCCGACCGGGCGCGGTCGCGGCGACGGGCGCGCGTGAGCGAGAAGGCGACTGCCGGCAGGGCGGAGTCGAGCCCGGAGACGCCTTTCGACTTCGCCAACGCCGCCGGATCGGGAGCGTCCTCGAGCGGCGACGAAGCCGCGCGGCCGACGGCGGAGCTGGGGTCAGACGGAATGCCGTCGGGTAGCCACGAGGGGCACGACTCGCCGGCGAAGCGCTCGCGGACGGACCTCGCCGCCGGCGAAGCTACGGCGACCGCGGCAAAAGTGAAG GAGCAGAAGACCAAGGAGGATTACCGGGACGAGAAGGGCCACCTGCTGTTCGACCTCAACGAAGCTTGGGGTGGTAACCAACACTAG
- the LOC125510256 gene encoding putative zinc finger protein CONSTANS-LIKE 11 — protein sequence MRWLMNAVCHHSAHAIIMADHHQLPPPFACSNCVTERAIVFCFADGARLCLHCDAALHGASPLASLHRRAPLCDACDAAPAALRCQVGAHLAALCADCADHLAPPDGGASLVEEYTGCPTPAEILRVLSVEAPSSQDDFDAWLADVLPQFLQEIQWLNSVGSAAPAMYRSRGMI from the exons ATGCGCTGGTTGATGAATGCAGTGTGCCATCACTCTGCGCACGCCATCATAATGGCGGACCACCACCAGCTGCCCCCGCCGTTCGCGTGCAGCAACTGCGTCACCGAGCGCGCCATCGTCTTCTGCTTCGCCGACGGCGCCAGGCTCTGCCTCCACTGCGACGCCGCCCTGCACGGCGCCAGCCCGCTCGCGAGCCTCCACCGGCGCGCCCCGCTCTGCGACGCCTGCGATGCCGCGCCTGCCGCGCTCCGCTGCCAAGTCGGCGCCCACCTGGCCGCGCTCTGCGCCGACTGCGCCGACCACCTCGCCCCGCCGGACGGCGGCGCCTCCCTCGTGGAAGAGTACACCGGCTGCCCCACGCCCGCCGAGATCCTCCGCGTCCTCTCCGTCGAGGCGCCGTCGTCGCAGGATGACTTCGACGCCTGGCTCGCCGACGTCCTCCCACAATTCCTACAGGAGATTCAG TGGCTGAATTCAGTGGGTAGTGCTGCTCCGGCTATGTATCGATCAAGGGGAATGATATAG
- the LOC125556515 gene encoding uncharacterized protein LOC125556515, whose amino-acid sequence MADHHQLLPTLTCRCSNCVTERAVIFCIADGARLCLECDGAVHGASELAGLHSRAPLCDGCCAAPAALRYQFGAHRATLCTGCADGRGGASLVEVYTGCPAPAEVLRTLSVDAPSSSSQEDFDAWLADNLPQILQDVQVHIYWQQQQLPPSICHISSSYSSYNPSTLSCQPAMVLQSMSNDHHPSLLLDGFPTFCPALPLISPPPPPENGTDCHDAIQLSQMLVADEQGAVAHHQQDPSTVSKKREERDRAKQRYNEKKKNRK is encoded by the exons ATGGCGGACCACCACCAGCTGCTCCCGACGTTGACGTGCAGGTGCAGCAACTGCGTCACCGAGCGCGCCGTCATCTTCTGCATCGCCGACGGCGCCAGGCTCTGCCTCGAGTGCGACGGCGCCGTGCACGGCGCCAGCGAGCTCGCGGGCCTCCACTCGCGCGCCCCGCTCTGCGACGGCTGCTGCGCCGCGCCCGCCGCGCTCCGCTACCAATTCGGCGCCCACCGGGCCACGCTCTGCACCGGCTGCGCCGACGGCCGCGGCGGCGCCTCCCTCGTGGAGGTTTACACCGGCTGCCCCGCGCCCGCCGAGGTCCTCCGCACCCTCTCCGTCGAcgcgccgtcgtcgtcgtcgcagGAGGACTTCGACGCCTGGCTCGCCGACAACCTCCCCCAAATCCTACAGGATGTTCAGGTACACATCTACTGG caacagcagcagctgCCACCGTCAATCTGCCACATCTCATCATCATACTCATCTTATAACCCATCGACATTGTCGTGCCAGCCGGCCATGGTTCTGCAATCCATGAGCAACGATCATCATCCATCGCTGCTCCTTGATGGCTTCCCTACTTTCTGCCCTGCCTTGCCCCTAATatcgccgccaccaccaccggAGAATGgcactgactgtcatgatgccaTCCAGCTATCACAGATGCTGGTCGCGGATGAGCAAGGAgcggtggctcatcatcagcaagATCCGAGCACCGTTAGTAAGAAGAGAGAGGAACGGGACAGGGCCAAGCAAAGGTACaacgagaagaagaagaacaggAAGTAA